One window from the genome of Antricoccus suffuscus encodes:
- a CDS encoding ABC transporter ATP-binding protein, producing MSAVLDATNLYRFYHAGGEETLALQGVSLNVDAGEMVAVVGPSGSGKSTLLACLAGLDDPDGGMVRVVGQRITRTGEPVRAVLRSRHIGVLLQGHNLIDHLTVRDNIVLAQTIRGRAKQPPAGEILAQLGIAELASAMPGTLSGGEVARAGLAVALANGPELLLADEPTGELDETSERTVIDLLTDLTGAGTAVLVVTHSDAVAAAAGRVVVLRDGRIEP from the coding sequence TGAAGAAACGCTTGCCCTGCAAGGGGTCTCGCTAAATGTTGACGCCGGGGAGATGGTTGCCGTGGTCGGCCCGTCCGGGTCAGGCAAGAGCACGTTGCTCGCCTGTCTCGCGGGATTGGACGATCCCGACGGAGGTATGGTCCGCGTGGTCGGGCAGCGGATAACGCGGACCGGCGAACCGGTCCGTGCTGTGCTCAGATCGCGGCACATCGGCGTACTCCTACAGGGCCATAACCTCATCGATCACTTGACCGTCCGTGACAACATCGTGCTCGCGCAGACGATCCGGGGCCGGGCGAAGCAGCCGCCTGCGGGCGAGATCCTCGCCCAACTCGGAATCGCAGAGCTCGCGTCGGCCATGCCAGGAACCCTGTCCGGCGGCGAAGTTGCCCGTGCCGGCCTCGCGGTCGCCCTCGCAAACGGGCCGGAGTTGCTTCTTGCCGATGAGCCGACCGGCGAGTTGGACGAGACGAGCGAACGGACCGTGATCGACTTGCTGACCGACTTAACCGGCGCGGGGACCGCCGTCCTCGTCGTCACGCATTCGGATGCGGTCGCTGCTGCGGCCGGACGCGTCGTAGTGCTCCGCGATGGACGGATCGAACCATGA